A single window of Xiphophorus hellerii strain 12219 chromosome 12, Xiphophorus_hellerii-4.1, whole genome shotgun sequence DNA harbors:
- the cldn5a gene encoding claudin 5a: MVSAGLEILGLSLCVIGSLLVMVACGLPMWKVTAFIEANIVVAQTMWDGLWMSCVVQSTGQMQCKVHDSVLALSHDLQAARALTIISSVMGVLGLMVVIAGAQCTNCIRTEYVKARVVNAGGIIYIISGLFVLVPLCWMANNIISDFYNPQVPSSKKREIGAALYIGWAAAALLLIGGTLLCCSCPSSGNSGYSVKYAPTKRASQNGDYDKRNYV; this comes from the coding sequence ATGGTGTCGGCCGGACTGGAGATCTTGGGTCTTTCTTTGTGCGTAATTGGCTCGCTCCTGGTCATGGTTGCGTGCGGGCTTCCCATGTGGAAGGTGACGGCGTTCATCGAGGCCAACATCGTGGTGGCGCAGACGATGTGGGACGGCCTGTGGATGTCCTGCGTGGTGCAGAGCACCGGCCAGATGCAGTGCAAGGTGCACGACTCCGTCCTCGCTCTGAGCCACGACTTGCAGGCGGCCAGAGCGCTCACCATCATCTCCTCCGTGATGGGAGTGCTGGGTCTCATGGTGGTGATCGCGGGGGCGCAGTGCACCAACTGCATCCGCACAGAGTACGTGAAAGCCCGGGTGGTGAACGCCGGTGGGATCATCTACATCATCAGCGGCCTGTTTGTGCTGGTTCCTCTTTGCTGGATGGCCAACAACATCATATCGGACTTCTACAATCCGCAGGTGCCTTCATCCAAGAAGAGGGAAATCGGCGCTGCGCTCTACATCGGCTGGGCGGCCGCGGCGCTGCTGCTGATCGGGGGAACGCTTCTTTGCTGCTCCTGTCCCTCCAGTGGAAACTCGGGATACTCTGTAAAATATGCGCCGACCAAGAGAGCCTCGCAGAACGGGGACTACGACAAGAGGAATTATGTGTAG